The Mustelus asterias unplaced genomic scaffold, sMusAst1.hap1.1 HAP1_SCAFFOLD_3959, whole genome shotgun sequence genome segment CGTTTCTCCGCACAGATACGTTTGCGAGTAAAGTCGCTGCTATTCAGGATCAATACGCTGATGCTTCGATTGGTAACGTCACCGGAAGCAATGCTGTCAATGTCTTCCTGGGCATTGGTTTGGCTTGGTCGATTGCTGCCATCTACTGGGCCAGCAAGGGCAAGAAGTTTCACGTCGCCCCGGGCAACCTGGCCTTTTCCGTCACCATCTTTACCATCTTTGCCTTCATCGTCGTCGCAATCCTGATGTACCGGCGCAGGCCCGAGATCGGAGGTGAACTCGGAGGCACCAGGGCTGGCAAGATCATCACCTCCTGCTTCTTTGTGACTCTCTGGTTAACCTACGTAGTCCTCTGCTCCCTCGAGGCCTATTGCCATATAGAAGGCTTCTGAGGCCTGTTcacccgggggggaggggggaggttgggggtggggggggggggggggggtgggggtgggatggtgggCAGCGGGGGCGACTCCGAGGCCTTGGGATTCACCATTGAGACAATGAGACTTGGCCTTTCTGGCCCTTGTCACTTGGGCGTGAAGGCCTGGTCGCCCGGGAGAGCTGAGGCCTGGTCACTTGCTGCGTGGCCGAGTCGCTTACTCTGAAGCCTGGTCACATGTCCTGAGGCCTAGTCGCTTACCCTGAGGCTTGGTTACATGTTCTGAGGCCTGGTCACATGACCTGAGGCCTAGTTGCTTACCCTGAGGCCTGGTCGCTTACCCTGAGGCCTGGCCGCCTACCCTGAGGCCTGGTCGCTTACCCTGAGGTCTGGTCGCTTACCCTGCGGCCTAGTCGCCTACCCTGAGGCCTGGTCGCTTACCCTGAGGCTTAATCACATGCTCTGAGGCCTAGTCGCTTACTCTGAGGCCTGGTCACATGATCTGAGGCCTGGTCGCTTACCCTGAGGCCTGGTCGCTTATTCTGAGACCTGCTCACATGCTGTGAGGCCAAGTCACTTACCCTGAGGCCTGGTCACATGCTGTGAGGCCAAGTCACTTACCCTGAGGCCTGGTCACATGCTGTGAGGCCTGGTCACTTACCCAGAGGCCTGGTCACTTGCCCTGAGGCCTGATCGCTTACCCTGAGgcctggtcacctgctctgaggCCTGGCTGCCTGCTCTAAGGCCTGGCTGCCTGCTCTGAGgcctggtcacctgctctgaggCCTGGCTGCCTGCTCTAAGGCCTGGCTGCCTGCTCTGAGgcctggtcacctgctctgaggCCTGGCTGTCTCTTACCCCGAGgcctggtcacctgctctgagacctggtcacctgctctgaggCCTGGTTGCTTGGCGTTCTGAGGGCTGATCACTTCAGCCTCCCAGCGGGCCTGGTTATTTGCTGAGGCCTGTGTGAGACCCGGTCCCTGATGACTTGTCATCATGCTGGTTCTGTGACCCACTGCTCTTTCCTCGGTCTCAGTTACTGCAGGGTGAGGACAGCCTGGGGATGAGCGcagcgggggccggggggggtggggggggtgggtgggagcgggggtcgggggggggggaggctctcTAATCGGACCTCAAGCTCACGTGTTGTAAAGAAAgaaccctcgccccctcccctcagtaCTTGCCTTTTGAGGCACTGGGCCCTTATTGGACTCCAGGCTCCGGCCCACAGCGCCTGGAGGATCTGGCACCGGGATTGTCCCCTTGTCCgtccccccacgctcccccccaccccaccccacccccccccccccgctgttcACATCTGCCTCTCCGCGCCCCCTCAGCCCCCGAATCTCTGtaacactccccccctccccccccgacccgacaccccccctccccccccgacccgactccccccctccccccccgacccgactccccccctccccccccgacccgactcccccctcccccccgacccgactccccccctccccccccgacccgactccccccctctccccccgacccgactccccccctctccctccgacccgactccccaccctccccgactccccccctcaccgactcccccccctctccccgactcccccccctctccccgactcccccccctctccccgactccccccctctccccgactcccccccctctccccgactccccccctctccccgactcccccccctctccccgacacccccccccctcccccgacccgactccccccccccctcccccgacccgactccccccccccctcccccgacccgccccctcccccgctgatAGGCTGCGTACATGTTGAGGATCCCCGGCGTGTAATAGGCTGGGGATCAATCCAcctacccccccgccccatcccgcccctcccctccgccccatccctcccctcccccccgcccatcccCACCTTCCTCCCCTCAGCCCACAATCTCTGGTGCAACAAATTGGCCTCAGTACCGCCtcctccacacccaccccccccccccacccaacccaacccccatcCCATCCAGCCAACCGAGTTGCGGGATCCTCCCAACATCTCATCGTAGCTGAGACACAAGTTgaaaccccctctcccctcttcacAGCCCCccctctgcaacccccccccccgccccctcccctctccacaaccccctcccctctccacagcccccccccccctccgccctcccctcccctttgaTCTCTTGGTGTTGCCAAGGTCACAGCAACATCCAACGGGAGCACCCTTGGGTTGGGGGATGAGCGGGGGGTGGAATCGCCAGCTAATTGCCTCACTCTTTGGGAACGAACCATTTGGGACCAGGCCTCAGGCTTTGGACATTTATGTAAAAGGGGCCCAGTTGGATGTACCAGCTTTGGGCATGGGGTCGGGTGGCTGGAAAGAGAAAGGGTCCACCACACATTCTTgtgcccccccccacgcccccccccccccccccccgcctctctctctccccctcactcatcccAGGAAGTTGTGTGGGGGAGCGGTGGGTGGCATGTGTCAGAATAGCCACGGTCAAGGCCTcaaggagagtgtgggagaggcagGCGGGTGGGGGCCCTTCAATGGCCCTCGGATTGGCTGGCTATttgtgtcgagggagggagggggggtgaaggtTGGTCGAAAGCTGACCTTTCAACTCCCCGGGGCCGGAGAGAAGGCAGCCATCTTGTCCCCCTCGGCCTCCATCGGAACCGGTTTAGATTTGGGGTTTCCGTGACGACGCCTCTGCTACTGAGAATAAACTGTCCCGAAATGAATGCttttcctttttttaaccccCCGTCCCACAGCCTCCTGACATAAAAAACACCCAGTACAGAAGGTGCGGTGTTTTGGAGAAGGTGTAGTTTCTCATTGGGCCTTTGTGGTGGGATTATGGAGACTTCACTGATCCCCGaaaagtgcagagagagagaacaaaactCCTCTCTCCATCTCAACCATCAGGCAAATCCCAGCGTCCAGACTCGAGATGTTTGCATGTTGACTTTACATTGCACCCAGCTCACTTTTCTTCACGGCTGGTATGGCGACCAAACAGGCCGCAGCCAATCCCTGCACGCCATTCAGGGAGCTAGCGCAGACACAGCGACTGCATCAGGCCTAGGGTTGAGGCTTCGGGGTCGAGGAGGTAATGAAGGAGCTATATCGTGAGCTGCCATTTTGGGCCCTTAGATTTAGGGCTAAGCGTCAGGAAGGAAGTCACCGCACGCCAGATTGGGCCGACAGATTCGGGGCCTTCAAATGGGGGTTGCCTGGACCAGGTGACATCACGATGTGCCAGTCAGGCCTAGATTTGAGGCTTCATCTCAAGAGGGTAGTTTGCCATCGCGATAGGCTAAATTGGGCCTATAGTTAAGGCTTCGTGTTAAGAGGGCAAGGGCGTTAGATCATGATGTGAGAGTTGGGGCCTAGATTTGAGGCAACAGGGTAGACCAGGCCGGGGAGGGAGTTGCCATTTTGTACGCTATTGGCCCGAGACTTAGGCTT includes the following:
- the LOC144490882 gene encoding sodium/calcium exchanger 1-like, with translation MINEKIKYHHDSSANEYDSFSTASERIPIVSTGEDDDEDGAGEERLPSCFDYIMHFLTVFWKVLFAFVPPTEYWNGWACFAVSISLIGVLTAVTGDLATQFGCTVGLRNSVTAIVFVALGTSVPDTFASKVAAIQDQYADASIGNVTGSNAVNVFLGIGLAWSIAAIYWASKGKKFHVAPGNLAFSVTIFTIFAFIVVAILMYRRRPEIGGELGGTRAGKIITSCFFVTLWLTYVVLCSLEAYCHIEGF